A window of the Macaca nemestrina isolate mMacNem1 chromosome X, mMacNem.hap1, whole genome shotgun sequence genome harbors these coding sequences:
- the LOC105478274 gene encoding ataxin-3-like protein: protein MDFIFHEKQEGFLCAQHCLNNLLQGEYFSPVELASIAHQLDEEERMRMAEGGVTSEDYRAFLQQPSENMDDSGFFSIQGDLPDCEADQLLQIISVEEMDRPKLNGKKLAKEKDHRVYKTILEKVSEESDESGTSDQEEQDFQRALELSRQETNKEDEDLRRAIELSMQGSSRNTSQDLPKTSCGTPASEEPKKIKDYFEKHQQEQKQQQQQSDPPGHSSYLHERPTTSSRAIESDLSDDINEDMVQAAVDTVLEIMRKNLKIKGEK from the exons ATGGATTTCATCTTTCATGAAAAACAAGAAGGCTTCCTTTGTGCTCAGCACTGCCTGAATAATCTGCTGCAAGGAGAATATTTCAGTCCTGTGGAATTAGCTTCAATTGCACATCAGCTAGATGAAGAAGAGAGGATGAGAATGGCAGAAGGAGGAGTCACTAGTGAAGACTATCGCGCATTTTTACAGCAGCCTTCAGAAAACATGGATGATAGCGGCTTCTTCTCCATCCAG GGGGATCTGCCAGACTGTGAAGCTGACCAACTGCTGCAAATTATCAGTGTTGAAGAGATGGATAGACCAAAacttaatggaaaaaaattagccaaagaaAAAGACCACAGAGTCTATAAAACAATTCTTGAAAAAGTGTCAGAAGAAAGTGATGAGTCTGGAACATCAGACCAAGAAGAGCAGGATTTTCAGAGGGCCCTGGAACTAAGCCGCCAAGAAACCAATAAAGAAGATGAAGATCTCCGCAGGGCTATTGAACTAAGTATGCAAGGTAGTTCCAGAAACACATCGCAAGATCTTCCAAAGACATCATGTGGAACTCCTGCTTCGGaagagccaaagaaaataaaagactattTTGAAAAGCATCAGCAGGAAcagaagcagcagcaacaacagtcAGATCCGCCAGGTCACAGTTCATATCTACACGAAAGGCCAACAACAAGTTCGAGAGCAATTGAGAGTGATCTCAGTGATGACATCAATGAAGACATGGTACAGGCCGCTGTCGACACTGTTTTAGAAATTATGAGAAAGAATCTgaaaatcaaaggagaaaaataa